CAGGCCTCAAGGAGCTTCTGCTCGTACTCGTTGACCGCGCCGACGGGGTTGATCTTCTCAGCACCGTTGGGGCCGAGCTCAACCTTGGAGGCGAAAAAGTCGATACCCTGGTCCTTGTAGAGAGGGCTGTCAACGAAAGTGGGCTCAACAACGCCCTTCTCGCCCTGGGCGGCACGGAGGAGAGACTCAGCGAAGCGAGCAccagccatggccatggaGAGAGTGGCGGAACCAGCACCAtccttggccttgacgaCCTCGTCACCACCGAACTGGATgcggttgacaagctggTCACGAGTAGTGCCCTGGATGCTGGCGTGGTTGGACTGAGAGAGCAGAGGAACGATGGTCACACCAGAGTGTCCACCAACGACGGGAACAGCCTCCTTGGAGGGGTCGCTTCCCTGGACCTGGGAGATGAAGCGAGAGGCGCGGACGACATCAAGGGTGGTGACACCGAAGAGGCGCTTGGGGTTGTAGACACCAGCGGCCTTGAAGACCTCAGAGACGATGGGGACGGTGGAGTTGACCTAGAATAATCAGCATGACTTGCCATAACAAGCCccaggtggtggtgatgcaTACAGGGTTGGAGATGACAAGGATGTTGGCCTCAGGAGAAGCCTTGGCAGCAGCCTTAGCAAGGTCACGGACAATCGACgcgttggtgttgaagagaTCTGTCGTCAAAACATCAGTTCCTGTCCGTTTATAATGCTAATTGCTCGAGATGCCATCCATACCGTCACGGGTCATGCCGGGCTTACGGGGGACACCGGCAGGGATGAGGACGATCTCGGAGCCCTTGAGGGCATTCTCAAGGCCACTGGCATCGGGCTGGTAACCGTTGACAgtgctgttggtgttgatgtggCTGAGATCAGCAGCGACACCTAGAAGATTTCCAATTAGCCCAGTTCGCTGAAGGAGACGATGGGTTCGGTTGGGATGTCGTGCGACGCACCCGGACCACCGCGGATATCGTAAAGAGCAAGCTCAGAAACACGAgggttgagcttgaggagAAGGGACAGGGGCTGTCCGATACCACCAGCGGCACCGAGGACAGCAACCTTGGAGGCCTAAAGATTGCGCAAGGCAGTAAGTATATTGTTTTGAATGGTATCTCCGAGGTACTCCGAAAACAAAAGCGCGCAAATAACGACATACCTGGCTAgcagaggcggagaaggccCGCTTCTGGATGAAGCCGAAGGATTGACGAGCAGCGAACATTGTGACGGTTAATGGAGAATATGATACACCACAAAGGGACAACGAGGTGGGGGAATTCTATCGCGATGAGAGGAGAcggagggaagaagagagagaaagaagcgaAAAGCTGTACGAGATCACTCCGGGTGACGAGGTTGGAAGGAAGTGGGCCCTTTCTCTCGCTCGATCCCGTTCCGACGCATGGAGCTGCCCCAACTGTAACGTGCACGGCATACTTGTCCCGAGGTCGGACGGAGAACACCATAACTAGTTATACCGCCCAGAGTATATGGGAGCGAGCTGTGAACCAGCGTAATTAATCAATTGAAATATAAACTACAAAGACATATATCCGCTCGATTTTAGGGAATATATTTCATATTACAATCCATGAGGCCCAAACAACGCCGACGCTAGAGAAACTATGAGGCCAGCAACTGCTGTATTTACAAGAGGGTAAGTAAGACTAGGAAACGAACAACCGGCATCATCTCAAAAAGTGGATCACCGCCCAACAGAACAAGAGGAATAGTATCACTCCTGCCCAAAAAATCCATTTATCCTGCTTCGCTCGCCGCTCAACCTTTCGAATTGTTTCTCCGCTGACGCCGAGGGTGTTTGCGACGCTGTAAAGACGGCGTTGTGTGCCCTTTAGTACTTCCCGCTGCTGCCCAAGGTCAGCAAGCACAGCACGGCCCCGATCAAGGAAATCATCAAGCTGGGAGCTTGTGCTTGATAGGAGGGATTGCTCCCTTAGTGCATGCGTTTCCCGAGTATAGTCCGACCCTCCAAAACCAGTGCCCGAccgcgatgaagaaggcgcaaATGGTGAATCGTGGGCCACCGAAGGCTGGGCATAAGGGTTCTCAGGTGTAGCTGTGTGATGCGGACGACGACCGAGAAGCTCATGGCGGTTGGTCACAGATTGCTATTAACCAAACAGTTAGCCACAGTCGATACAGAGTCGCACCGTCCAGGTCTCCAGAATGAACACTTACAGCatcctctctctctttccgTAGTCGGTCGAAATGTTGTCGATAATCTTGTAGTTCTGCCCGGAAGTTCTTGACTCTCTCGAACGCCTTTTCCTGCTTCTCTGGTATTAATTCCCTTTTCGATAAAGCAGAGTAGTCGTCAATCGTCCTGGATAGCGACGCTAAAGACGCTGCAACCTGGCCTATAAGCAGACGTCAGTATCGATGAATAATCTTAACGAGCCCACTCGATCTTCAAATACGCGAAACAGCCGCTGATTCAAATGTCGAATAATTACCTTGTAACGCTGCAGGTGTTGTGGCAGGGGATTGTGCGAACGTGTCTAAGTCGCGGCGAATCGCAGATGACTGCTTGAGAGCAGAATTGAATAGCGAATTCTATATCGGAGCATTAGACGTTCAATCAAACATATATCAACGGAATCGCAGGCGGGTGGGAATCCATACCATATTCTATGTGAATGGTGCCCCTAATGTTGGTGTCCACAGGGTATATCAATCAGAAGTGGCGGGTGCAGGACAGGTTCTAGTCCCGACTTGAAAGGATAAACAATGCGTCGAATATATTTGTCGACTTCCCAGTTGAAGCGACGTGTTAGAAATGAATAATATACTGAGTGTCTCATTGATGCTTGATGCCACATAACCTTCGATATTTGGCGTCACCGCCTTTGGACAATCGCCTTTTAACACGCGCTCTCCGCAATATCCAGCCTGTCCAGACACTCTGCTACCAAATATAGTTTTGTACCGGAAACAAAAACTTGAAGCCTCGAAGGCTGGAGAAAGTCGGTTTTTATGATCTTACCTCCACTCGATGACGAGCAACTGCGCCCTGCGCAAAGAATAACTAGACTAACAAGACAACTCCATCGCAAAAATTACTCTATCAGTTTTAAGAGCATTTCAATCTCGAATTCTTAAGAGCGGAAATGTATTCATTACAAGCCTAGAGCTACATCAAAATGCGCCCAAGATCGAAACACTACCCCACCAACGCAGCTGGCAAAATCTGGTATagagtaactatatatatataaatagagaGTGCCCTCACTCCTTAGTTTTTAGGAGGGTACTTATTCTGGAGGAACCACCTGGGAAGGACGCAAATCAGTAATTGAAGGCCTTGGTTATGAAACGTGGGCAACCTACTTGCTGACGAAGTAATCGACGGCGCCAAAAGCACCCACAGCACCCGTCCACAGCCCAACAAGCTCCCACGAAAGCTTGCCTTGTGCGTGCTTGTGGTAAGCACCGAATCCAAGACCTGCGctgacgagggcgagaatAGCGGCATTGCCAAGGTATACCGGGTTGGTCTCATTGCCATGGCCACGCGAGGCCTTAgctctcgccttcttctcacgGGCTCCTcgggcttcctcttcctcacgcTCTATCCGCTCCGCCTGAGTGCTTGTTTGCACATTTTGTTGCAGGAAATCGGAGTCTACCGACTGCACGTGAGGGCTGTCGACGTCGATTAGGGATGCTGTGCTCTCGCCTTCATCTTTGTAAACTCGGTTGATTTCGGGGGCACGGCTGATGAAACCAGATTTGATTAGTTTTTTAGGTATCAAAAGTCGCAATTCAGTAGCTTCACTTACGCCTGCGATTAGAGTCAGTAAGGTCAAAGAATTTGTCCGACGGGTGTGGTGACATACCTCTTCAGGGGATTGCTTGGGACCCCTTGCGGCAGCGTCGGCGTAACTCATGGTTATATTTTTGGAGGGCGTGTACTGATCTGTAGGTTATAAAAAGTAACTTCAGGGGGTATGAGCAGACAGGAATTTAAACGCGGGAAGTAGCCATCGCGACCCGCATTGAGAAATGACGTTTTTATACCTGTGGTTGGCGTGGATGATGTCATGATCGTGCCTTGGACTTGGCATGGTAACGTTCGTCGTCCACCAACTTTGGGGCTTGAGCGCATCCTTGGAACATTTACTCCAACGGGTCATACAAATTGCAGCGCATTTAGCATCCAGGATAGTTACACTTCTAGTCCAAACCAAGTCTGCGCCTTAACTTCTTTCAACCAAGATAGAAGCCGGTATTCAAGTGCGAGAATACGCAGTATTGTGCATAAGGATGCGGAGCATAACTCTAGGTTCATACAACAAGCAATCGCCTTGACTAATTTTCACGGTCTAGTGGAAATATCACCGGTCCTTTCAACAGTAATAAGACATCAAATGATCGATACATTTGGGCCCGGCCACCATGTCCTAAGACCCCCGCGGTTTAGTTTGCTTTTAGCGTGCTTGCGTGATACCAGTAATGTTGGCTATCATCGAGCTTTGGTCAAGCGTAGTCTCTAGACTTCCTCTGAGGGCTCGCAGGATAAAGCTGAAGAATCTGTTCCCATCTGATGCCTTTTCGTATGAGTTTTCGCTGCCAATGGGAAGGATGAAACTAAGCGATTGTTGAGTACCATGGTTTGCACCAAGGCGTTTGCTCTACAATGTAAAACTCTCCCCCAAACATCGTGTCCGACACCGCAATAT
This genomic interval from Aspergillus puulaauensis MK2 DNA, chromosome 7, nearly complete sequence contains the following:
- a CDS encoding uncharacterized protein (COG:S;~EggNog:ENOG410PR1V;~InterPro:IPR039453,IPR039454;~PFAM:PF17304;~TransMembrane:2 (i136-156o168-186i);~go_component: GO:0031307 - integral component of mitochondrial outer membrane [Evidence IEA];~go_function: GO:1990593 - nascent polypeptide-associated complex binding [Evidence IEA]), producing the protein MSYADAAARGPKQSPEEVCHHTRRTNSLTLLTLIAGVSEATELRLLIPKKLIKSGFISRAPEINRVYKDEGESTASLIDVDSPHVQSVDSDFLQQNVQTSTQAERIEREEEEARGAREKKARAKASRGHGNETNPVYLGNAAILALVSAGLGFGAYHKHAQGKLSWELVGLWTGAVGAFGAVDYFVSKWFLQNKYPPKN
- the MDH1 gene encoding malate dehydrogenase (COG:C;~EggNog:ENOG410PGCI;~InterPro:IPR015955,IPR001236,IPR036291,IPR001557, IPR010097,IPR001252,IPR022383;~PFAM:PF00056,PF02866;~go_function: GO:0003824 - catalytic activity [Evidence IEA];~go_function: GO:0016491 - oxidoreductase activity [Evidence IEA];~go_function: GO:0016615 - malate dehydrogenase activity [Evidence IEA];~go_function: GO:0016616 - oxidoreductase activity, acting on the CH-OH group of donors, NAD or NADP as acceptor [Evidence IEA];~go_function: GO:0030060 - L-malate dehydrogenase activity [Evidence IEA];~go_process: GO:0005975 - carbohydrate metabolic process [Evidence IEA];~go_process: GO:0006099 - tricarboxylic acid cycle [Evidence IEA];~go_process: GO:0006108 - malate metabolic process [Evidence IEA];~go_process: GO:0019752 - carboxylic acid metabolic process [Evidence IEA];~go_process: GO:0055114 - oxidation-reduction process [Evidence IEA]); translation: MFAARQSFGFIQKRAFSASASQASKVAVLGAAGGIGQPLSLLLKLNPRVSELALYDIRGGPGVAADLSHINTNSTVNGYQPDASGLENALKGSEIVLIPAGVPRKPGMTRDDLFNTNASIVRDLAKAAAKASPEANILVISNPVNSTVPIVSEVFKAAGVYNPKRLFGVTTLDVVRASRFISQVQGSDPSKEAVPVVGGHSGVTIVPLLSQSNHASIQGTTRDQLVNRIQFGGDEVVKAKDGAGSATLSMAMAGARFAESLLRAAQGEKGVVEPTFVDSPLYKDQGIDFFASKVELGPNGAEKINPVGAVNEYEQKLLEACLGDLKKNIQKGIDFVKANP
- the BOS1 gene encoding protein transport protein bos1 (COG:U;~EggNog:ENOG410PJYZ;~InterPro:IPR027027;~PFAM:PF12352;~TransMembrane:1 (i220-240o);~go_component: GO:0005794 - Golgi apparatus [Evidence IEA];~go_function: GO:0005484 - SNAP receptor activity [Evidence IEA];~go_process: GO:0016192 - vesicle-mediated transport [Evidence IEA]); protein product: MNSLFNSALKQSSAIRRDLDTFAQSPATTPAALQGQVAASLASLSRTIDDYSALSKRELIPEKQEKAFERVKNFRAELQDYRQHFDRLRKEREDAQSVTNRHELLGRRPHHTATPENPYAQPSVAHDSPFAPSSSRSGTGFGGSDYTRETHALREQSLLSSTSSQLDDFLDRGRAVLADLGQQREVLKGTQRRLYSVANTLGVSGETIRKVERRAKQDKWIFWAGVILFLLFCWAVIHFLR